The segment TCCCGGCGCCGAACGCTGGGCGGTGCGGCACCTGAGCTTTACCCTGAACGCGGGCGAAACGCTGGCGCTGGTGGGCGAGAATGGCGCGGGCAAGACCACGCTGGTCAAGCTTCTGGCCCGGCTTTACGACCCCGACGAGGGGCGCATCCTTCTCGATGGCCACGACCTGCGGTCCTATGATGTCGATGCGCTGCGCGGGGCGATGGGGGTGATCTTTCAGGATTTCGTGCGCTACAACATGTCGGCGGGCGACAACATCGCGGTCGGCCGGATCGAGGCGCGGGGCGATGCCGACCGCATCCGCACCGCCGCCGAACGCAGTCTGGCCGACCGGGTGATTGCCGGTCTGCCGCGCGGATATGACCAGATGATCGGCAAACGGTTCCAGAACGGGGTCGAGCTTTCGGGCGGCGAGTGGCAGAAGATCGCCATCGCCCGCGCCTACATGCGCGACGCCGAGGTGCTTATTCTGGATGAACCCACCGCCGCCCTCGATGCCCGCTCGGAGTTCGAGGTGTTCCAGAGGTTCAAGGATCTGACCCATGGCAAGACCGCCGTGCTGATCTCGCACCGGTTCTCATCCGTGCGGATGGCGGACCGGATTCTGGTACTGGCGGGCGGCCGGGTCGAGGCCGAAGGCACCCACGAGGCGCTCTTGGCGCAAAACGGGCGCTATGCCGACCTGTTCGAATTGCAGGCGGCGGGCTATCGCTGAACGGGTGGAGCGGGTGAAGGGAATCGAACCCTCGTCATAAGATTGGAAATCTTCTGCTCTGCCATTGAGCTACACCCGCGACGCCCCCGGTATAATCAGCAGCCGGGGGGCTTGCAAGGGTCAGGCGGGCAAGGGCGCGATCAGGTCGGCGCCTTCGGCCCGGTTGGAGTTGACCTTCGGGTCCACCCGGTGCGCCTGCAATACCCCTGCCGCCGTGGCGTGCATCAGCGGTGCCGCACCATGCCCGGCCTCGCCCAGCCACAGCGGCCAGTCGGCGGGCTCGACCAGCACCGGCTCGCGGTGGTGGATCGTCATGCCCGGCCCGGCGTCGGTGGTGATCATGGCGCAGGTGTCGAGCGCCTGCCCGTCGCGTTCCCAATGCTGCCAAAGGCCCGCGAAGGCGATCGGCGCACCATCGCTGCGGGCGAAATACCACGGCAGGCGCGCGCCGTCCGGCCCCGCGTTCCACTCATAAAACCCGCTGGCCGGGATCAGACAACGCCGCGAGCGGATCGCCTCGCGGAAGGCGGGCTTGACCGCGACGGTATCGGCGCGGGCGTTGATGATCAGCGGGCCGTCGGTCGGCGTCTTGTACCAGACCGGCAGCAGGCCCCAGCGCATCGCCCGCAACCGCCGCCCGCCCTCGTCATGCGTGACGACCGCCACGGGTTGCGTCGGGCAGATATTGTAACGCGGCACCGGCGGCAGGTCGTTGCCCGGAACCGCATCGAACAGCCGCGCCATCGCCTCGTCGGGATGGGTGATGGTGAAGCGCCCGCACATAGCGCGTTACAGCACCCGCAGCACGATGCCCCGGCCTGGCACCGTGCCAACCTCGCCGGGCATCGAGACGTAGGGCACGGTTTCCTCGATCAGCGCCACGCGCTCCGCCATACCGGCAATCGCCGCCGCGAACCCGTCCCACAGCGTGTCCTTCACCGTCAGCACCAGCACCCCGCCGGGGCGGCAGATGCGCAAAAGTTCCGCCAGCGCCTCGGCCCCGACATGGCCGGTGGTGAAGACGCCGGTCGAGACCACCCCGGCAAACTGCCCGTCGGCAAAGGGTAGCGCCCCGCCCAGCGCCAGACGGTGCAGCGCGGTGTAACAGCCCTTGCGCGCCGCCACTGCCAGCATCCCTTCGGAAATATCCAGCCCCTCGACCTCCGGATAGCCCATGATTCCCAGCCAGTCGCCGATCAGCCCGGTGCCGACCCCGGCATCGAGCAGCGGCGCCGCCCCGCGCGGCAGATGGCGCGCCAGCAGTCCAAGGCAGATCGACGGATGCCGATACCCCGCAGCCGCCATCTCGGCGTCATAGGTTTCGGCCCAGAAGTCATAGATCTGCGCGATCTCCTCCGGGGACCGCGCGTCGTAGACCGCCCCCAGCGGGCCGTCATGTTTTTCCTGTTCCATTGCCGTCTTCCCTGCCACCTTGCGTCATGCAGCAGGATAGCCAGCGCGCGGAAATTATGGAACCATCTTCCCGGCAGGCCAGACAGAACGGAAATGCGATGCCCGACAGCCCAGAAATCCGCGCCCTGCGCGCCAGCCTTCCGGCGCTTGCGGGCTACAATGGGCCGGTGGAACGGCTGGGCGGGCTGACCAACCGGGTTTACCGGCTGGGCGATGTCTGCCTCCGCCTGCCCGGCCCCGGCACCGAAGCCTACATCGACCGCGTGGCGGAGGCCGCCACCGCCCGCGCCGCCGCCGCAGCGGGAGTGGCCCCCGAGGTGCTGCACGTCGACCCCGCCAGCGGCCTGATGGTCACCCGCTTCCTTGCCGGGGTCACCACCATGACGCCCGAAGGTTTCCGCACCCGCCCCGGTGCCCCCGCAAGGGCCGGCGCCGCCTTCCGCCACCTGCACCAATCGGGTGCCGCGTTCCCGGCGCGGTTCGACCTGTTCGCGATGATCGACGATTATCTGCGCCTGCTGGTGCCGCGCGACGTCGCCCTGCCGCCCGGCTATCACGACGTGGTGGCCGAGGCCGAAGCGGTGCGCCGCGCCCTTGCCGCCCGCCCGGTGCCGCTGGTGCCCAGCCACTGCGACCCGCTGTGCGAAAACCTGCTCGATACCGGCGACCGGATGTGGCTGGTCGACTGGGAATACTCCGGCATGAACGACCCGATGTGGGATCTGGGCGATCTGTCGGTGGAGGCCGGTTTCGATGCCGCGCAGGATGCCGAACTGCTGGCCGCCTATTTCGACGGCCCGGCCAGTGCCGCCGACCATGGCCGCATGGTGATCTACAAGGCGATGTGCGACCTGTTGTGGACGCTGTGGGGCCTGATCCAGCTGGCCGACGCCAACCCGGCCGAGGATTTCCGCGCCTACGCCGACGCCCGCTTTGCCCGCTGCAAAGCGCTGATGGCCAGCCCCGGTTTCGCGCCGCATCTGGCCGCGATCACCGCCTGAGAACAGGCGCGCCCAACCGGGACGCGCCCGCAGGCTTATTGGCCGACGGTCTTGATCCGCCCCTCGACCTTCGAGGTCACCGTGCCGGCCTTCTCGATGTAGTTCATCACGTCATTGGCCATCAGGTTGCCGTTGCCCGCGTTGATCTTCACGTTGCCGCCGCCCAGCGCCGAAAACCCGTCACCACCCGCGAGGATGAAGTCGTTGGTCGCCACCGTATAGACCTTGTCCGCCTCCAAGTCGGCATCCCCCACCATGACCGAGGCCACCCGCGACCCGGCCGGCGCCGTCGGGTCATAGACCACCGTCATCCCCGAGACATGCGGGAAGCGCCCCGCCCCCTTTTCCACCTGGCTGAAGCCGTTCTCCAGCGCCGCCAGAATCTGCGACCCCGGCAGTTCGGTCAATACCGTGACATTGCCGAACGGCAGTTCCGTCAGCACATCGCGCCGCGTCAGCTTCGTTCCGGCATCATAGGTCCGGTCGGCCCGGATGCCGCCGCCGTTGGTCAGACCGATATCCGCCCCTACCGCATCACGGATCGCATCTGCAATCAGGTTGCCCATCGCCGATTCCTCGGCCCGCACCACGTTGCGCCGCGAATCGAGCGCGCCTTCGGTGCTGCCGATCTCGACATTCAGGCTTTCGTCGAGCTTGGTCTGGAATGCCTCCACCATCGCCTGCGATTCGGGGTGCGGCGTGACCGCGGCGGTGTCGATGAAACGGAACATCGGCGTCCACGAAATCGTGCGCTTGCCGTCGCTTTCACCGATCTCCACCGTCAGGTCCAGCGGCGCGAGGTAGCGCCCGTCGATCGAGGTTTCGACATAGGCGGTGATGCCGTCATAGGCGGTGCCATAGGAATGGTCGTCGCCCGACAGGATCACGTCGAACGCCTTGCTGGCGATCAACGCACGGTCGTTCGCCATGTCGGTCTGCACCACCCCGATCACCAGGTCGGCGCCATCCTCGCGCGCCGCCTTCGCGGCCTCGACCGCGGTATCGACCGTCGGCAGGAATATCAGGTCGCCAGAGCTTGCCACCTCGGGCGTGGTGTCCTGCGCCACCGGAATCAGCGCGACCTTCAGGCCCCCGACCTCCTTCACCATCACCCCGCCCAGCCCCGCCACGGGTGACCCGTCGGCATTGGTGATGTTGATCGCGGCCCAGGGGTAGTTCGAGACCGCCATCTTCTCGAAGAAGTTCTCCGGCCCGAAATCGAATTCGTGGTTGCCCGGAACCGCGATGTCGAACGGCACCAGATTGGTCAGGTCGATGGTGTTCTGCCCCTTGTCGAACCCCGACAGGATCGAGGGCGACAGCATGTCGCCGTCAAAGGCATAGATCGTGTTCGGGTTGGCGGCCCGTTCCGCCAGCGCCACCGCGTTCAGCCGGGCAAACCCGCCCCGCTCGCCGTCGCCCTCGAAGTTGTAGATGTCGCCGACCCCCAGAATCGTCAGCTTGACCGTTTCGGCAGCCCCCGGCGCGGCGCCCAGCGCCATCAGGCTGCACGCGCCCAGCAATGGCGCAAGAAACCGGCGTGCAAGTGTCTTCATCTGAAATCTCCCACCAGGATTGATCCTGTCACACTGCGGTCAGGGCGCCCGCCTGTCAAAGACTTCCCTGCCACGCAGCACCCGCCCCTCCCCCGAATGAAACCCGCGTGACCCGACCCCGCAGCCGGCCATTGACCACCTGCCCGCATCGGTGCATGAGGGTGCCCATGCTGATCTTCAAGATTTTCCGCCGCCCCGAATGGGATGCCTTCCGCGCTGCGGGCTCGACATCGGGCGCAGCCGTCGACCGCGCCGACGGCTATATCCACATCTCCACCTCCGCCCAGGTGGCCGAAACGGCGGCAAGGCACTTCGCAACCGAAAGCGACCTCGTGCTGGTCGCGCTCCGCGCCGATGCGCTGGGCCCGGCGCTGAAATGGGAAGCCTCGCGCGGCGGGGCGCTGTTCCCGCACCTCTACCGCGACCTGACGCTGGCCGATGTGGTGTGGGACAAGTCGCTGCCGCTTGGCGCCACCGGCCACATCTTCCCCGAGGGCCTGTGGTGAGCCTTTACGAACGCACAGCCCTGAGCCTGCTGCACCGCCTCGATCCCGAACGTGCCCACGGCCTGTCGCTGGCCGCGCTGCGCGCCGGCCTCTTGCCGCTGCCCGGCCCGGTCACCTCGCCCCGCCTCGCCTGCGATCTGGCCGGAATGGCGCTGCCCAACCCGGTCGGCCTTGCGGCGGGCTACGACAAGAACGCCTGCGCGCTCGACCCGCTGATGCGGGCGGGCTTCGGCTTTCTCGAGGTCGGCGCCGCCACCCCGCGCGCCCAGCCCGGCAACCCGCGCCCGCGCCTGTTCCGCCTGACCGAAGACCGCGCCGCGATCAACCGCTTCGGCTTCAACAACGAAGGCGCGGCCCAGATTGCTGCCCGCCTGGCGCTGCGGCCCAGGGGGGGGGTGCCGGTCGGCCTCAACCTCGGCGCCAACAAGGACAGTGCCGACCGCGCCGCCGATTTCGCCGCCGTGCTGGCCGCCTGCGGCCCGCATGTCGATTTCGCCACGGTCAATGTCTCATCCCCCAACACCGAAAAGCTGCGCGACCTGCAGGGCCGCGCGGCGCTGGCGCAACTGCTGCACGGAGTGATGACGGTGCGCGCCACCCTGCCGCGCCCGATCCCGGTCTTCCTCAAGATCGCGCCAGACCTGACCGACGCCGATCTGGCCGACATCGCCGAGATTGCCATGACCACGGGCCTTGCGGGCATCATCGCCACCAACACCACGCTGAACCGCGACGGCCTGCACGGCCCCCACCGCGCCGAGTCGGGCGGCCTGTCCGGCGCGCCGCTGTTCGAACGGTCCACCCGCGTGCTTGCCCGCCTGTCGCAACTGACCGACGGCCGCCTGCCGCTGATCGGCGTCGGCGGCATCTCCACCGCCGAACAGGCCTGGCAGAAAATCCGCGCCGGCGCCTCGGCCGTGCAGATCTACACCGCGATGGTCTACGAGGGCGTCTCGCTCGCCGCCCGCATCGCCCGCGGGCTTGACGACATCCTCGCCCGCTACGGCTACGCCGCCATCAGCGACGCCACCGGCACCGGCCGCGGCGACTGGCTCTGATCACGTTCTTCTGTTCTCAAATATCCCACGGGGGCGCGGGGGTGTGAAACCCCCGCCCTTTCCACAATCGCGCCCTTCAGAACGCCTTGAACGTCATCGTCGTCAGCGTTCGCACGATGCCGGGAATGTCGAACAGCTTGCCCGACAGGTAATGCCCGACATCCTCGCCCTCGGGGATGTAGATCTTGGCGATCAGGTCGAAGTCGCCGCTGGTGGAATAAAGCTCGCTCACCACCTCGCGGTCATAGATCGCGTTGGCGACCTCGTAGGTCTTGCCGGGGGTGCAGCGGAACTGGACAAAAACGCAAACCATCGGGGTCTCCCATGTTGTGCCGCACTCTAGCGCCGCCCGGCCAGCCGGGTAAAGAGGGCGTCACTCGTCGGCCAGCGTCTCGCGCAGTTTCAGGGTCGGGGCGACGCGCGGCAGGTCATCGACCCCCAGCACCGCCTGCGGCCGCCCCAGCCGGTTGCGCACCACCCACATCAGCCGCCGCTCGGCCCTTGTGATGGCCACATAGGCCAGCCGCTTCCACAGCGCCACCCCCGCCTCCATCCGCCCCGCCTGCGAGGCGGCCCAGAGGTCGGGCGCAAAGACCTGCACGGTCTCCCACTGGCTGCCCTGCGCCTTGTGGATCGTCACCGCCGCGCCATGCAGGAAGGTCGCCCCCATCCGCGCGGCCGAGGGGATGAAGGGCTCGGCCTCGTCCGGCAGTTCGATCTTGATGATCGAGGCGGCCGACACCTGCGGGTCTTCCGCCCCCACCACATGCAGGCGCGCAAAGCCGTCGCGGTTGCCGGGGCCGAGGTAGATCACCTGCGCCCCCTTGATCAGCCCCCGCGCCTCGAGGTCGATCCGCTTCTTGCGGTGCTTCAGTGGCAGCTCGATCCCGTCGCAGATCAGCGGTTCCCCCGCCAGCAGCGCATCGACGGGCGCGCCGTGCGCCGCGCGGAACGCGGTGATCAGCCGGATGCGCGTCGCATTGCGCCAGACCAGCACCGGGCTGCGCGCCATCAGGTCGCTGTCCACCCGCTGCGCGATCTCGACCCGCGGGTCACGGCGTGCGGCATCCTCAACCATGCGCTCGAAGGTCTCGAAGCCCAGGTCGGGGTCGGCCAGCGCATGGGCCAGGTCCAGGATCGGGTTGCCCTCGGTCTGGCGGTGGATGCGGCTCAGCATCAGCTTGCGCTCGGTTCCCAGCCTGTCGAACACCATCTCGCCCGATTGTCCCACCGGGGCCAGCTGCGCCGGGTCGCCGAACAGCACCAGCATCGGAAAGATCGCGCGCAGGTCGTCGAACTGGCGTTCGTCCAGCATCGAGGATTCATCCACAAGCCCGATGTCCAGCGGTTCTTCGCGCCGCTTCCAGCCCTTGATGAAATCCGACCCGCGCAGACCCGCCGCCGCCAGCGCCCCCGGAATCGACGCCACCGTGTCGTAGAACGCCTTCGCCCGGTCCAGTGCCAGTTCGGTCAGCCCCTCGACCTCTGGCCGCGGCCCGTTGCCCGCCAGCCATTCCGCGATGCGCTCATACTGCGGGTCGTACAGCGGGGTATAGAGGATGCGGTGGATCGTGGTCGCGGGCACGCCGCGCAGCCGCAGCACCGATGCCGCCTTGTTGGTTGGCGCCAGCACCGCCAGCGTGCGGCGGTCCTTGCGCTTCCTGCCCTCGTAATCGCCCGAGACCACATCGACACCCGCCGCCGACAGCGCCTTGTAAAGCCGCGACAAGAGCATGGTCTTGCCCGACCCGGCCTTGCCCACCACCGCCAGCACCGAGGTCTTGCCCTCGGTCGGCGGGATCAGCGTGCCCTCGTGCAGATCGACGCCCATGCCGCGAAGCTGGTCGGACAGACGGTCCCAGGCCTCGGCCTGATCGTCGGAAAAGGAAAGCGCGGTGGACTGCATGGCGCGACCATAAAGGACCGCGCCGCCAGAGGCGAGAGCCCGCGTGCGGCTGCCGCGCGACGATCCCGCACGCGGCCAGCCGCGCTAGTGCGCCCGACCCGAAGGCGGCACCCCGCCATTGCCGTTGCCGCCGCCATCGGCGGGCCCCGCCCCGGCAATCTCGGCCCGCGCCACCTGCAATGCGACCTCGACCTGCGCCGCCAGCGCGGGCAGGCCGTTCTTGTGTGCATAGGCCCGCAGGTCGGTCAGCACGTCGAAAACCCAGTCATGGCGCATTGCGTCTCCGAACGGAAACCTGGTTACCGTGGCGTTCACCATATCACCCGACCCGCGGCAGGCATTACCCGCTATCTCGGCAACACACTGTCCCTGCAAACGCGACAAAGCCGCGAACAACAAAAAACCGCCGCAGCGATGCACGCTGCGGCGGTCCGGTCAGATCCGGCAAGAGTGGATCAACGGTTGCGGCTGGCTTCCAGCGTATCCTCGAAGGTGCGCAGGCCCGGGCAGGCCGCCTGCACCAGCACCGCCATGTTGCCCGGCTTGTGCTCGTTGCGCCGCATCTTCATGTGCGCCGCCGGAATCTCGGCCCAGGGCAGAACCTCGGACAGACAGGGGTCGAGCCGCCGCTCCAGCATCAGCTTGTTCGCCGCCGAAGCCTGTTTCAGGTTGGCAAAGTGGCTGCCCTGCACGCGCTTCTGATGCATCCACAGGTAACGCGCGTCGAACGTCAGGTTGAAGCCGGTCGTGCCGGCGCAGATCACCACCATCCCGCCGCGCTTCACCACGAAGACCGAAACCGGAAAGGTCGCCTCGCCCGGATGCTCGAACACCATGTCGACGTTGTTGCCCTTGCCGGTGATCGCCCAGATCGCCGCGCCGAACTTGCGCGCCTCCTTGAACCACGCCGCATACTCGGGCGTGTTGACCGTCGGCATCTGGCCCCAGCAGTTGAAATCCTTGCGGTTGATGACGCCCTTGGCGCCAAGGCCCATGACGAACTCGCGCTTGTCCTCCTCGCTGATCACCCCGATCGCATTGGCCCCCGCCGCGTTGATCAGCTGGATCGCGTAAGACCCCAGCCCGCCCGAGGCGCCCCAGACCAGCACGTTGTCGCCGGGTTTCAGCACATGCGGCCGGTGGCCGAACAGCATCCGGTAGGCGGTGGCCAGCGTCAGGGTGTAGCAGGCCGCTTCCTCCCACGTCAGGTGCTTCGGGCGGGCCATCAGCTGCTGCGCCTGCACCCGGGTGAACTGCGCGAAAGACCCGTCGGGAGTCTCGTAGCCCCAGATGCGCTGGCTGGGCGAGAACATCGGGTCGCCGCCGTTGCATTCCTCGTCATCGCCGTCGTCCTGGTTGCAATGCACCACGACCTCGTCACCGACCTTCCAGCGCTTCACCTTGTCGCCAACGGCCCAGACGATGCCCGCCGCATCGGAACCGGCAATGTGATAGGGCTGCT is part of the Paracoccaceae bacterium Fryx2 genome and harbors:
- a CDS encoding AAA family ATPase, which produces MQSTALSFSDDQAEAWDRLSDQLRGMGVDLHEGTLIPPTEGKTSVLAVVGKAGSGKTMLLSRLYKALSAAGVDVVSGDYEGRKRKDRRTLAVLAPTNKAASVLRLRGVPATTIHRILYTPLYDPQYERIAEWLAGNGPRPEVEGLTELALDRAKAFYDTVASIPGALAAAGLRGSDFIKGWKRREEPLDIGLVDESSMLDERQFDDLRAIFPMLVLFGDPAQLAPVGQSGEMVFDRLGTERKLMLSRIHRQTEGNPILDLAHALADPDLGFETFERMVEDAARRDPRVEIAQRVDSDLMARSPVLVWRNATRIRLITAFRAAHGAPVDALLAGEPLICDGIELPLKHRKKRIDLEARGLIKGAQVIYLGPGNRDGFARLHVVGAEDPQVSAASIIKIELPDEAEPFIPSAARMGATFLHGAAVTIHKAQGSQWETVQVFAPDLWAASQAGRMEAGVALWKRLAYVAITRAERRLMWVVRNRLGRPQAVLGVDDLPRVAPTLKLRETLADE
- a CDS encoding Lrp/AsnC ligand binding domain-containing protein, which gives rise to MVCVFVQFRCTPGKTYEVANAIYDREVVSELYSTSGDFDLIAKIYIPEGEDVGHYLSGKLFDIPGIVRTLTTMTFKAF
- a CDS encoding DUF952 domain-containing protein, with amino-acid sequence MLIFKIFRRPEWDAFRAAGSTSGAAVDRADGYIHISTSAQVAETAARHFATESDLVLVALRADALGPALKWEASRGGALFPHLYRDLTLADVVWDKSLPLGATGHIFPEGLW
- the ccrA gene encoding crotonyl-CoA carboxylase/reductase produces the protein MALDTHQDIVAYDAPQKDLYEVGEMPPLGFVPKQMHAWSIRRERHGEPDTAMLVEVVDTPSIDSHEVLVLVMAAGVNYNGVWAALGIPISPFDSHKQPYHIAGSDAAGIVWAVGDKVKRWKVGDEVVVHCNQDDGDDEECNGGDPMFSPSQRIWGYETPDGSFAQFTRVQAQQLMARPKHLTWEEAACYTLTLATAYRMLFGHRPHVLKPGDNVLVWGASGGLGSYAIQLINAAGANAIGVISEEDKREFVMGLGAKGVINRKDFNCWGQMPTVNTPEYAAWFKEARKFGAAIWAITGKGNNVDMVFEHPGEATFPVSVFVVKRGGMVVICAGTTGFNLTFDARYLWMHQKRVQGSHFANLKQASAANKLMLERRLDPCLSEVLPWAEIPAAHMKMRRNEHKPGNMAVLVQAACPGLRTFEDTLEASRNR
- a CDS encoding phosphotransferase family protein; protein product: MPDSPEIRALRASLPALAGYNGPVERLGGLTNRVYRLGDVCLRLPGPGTEAYIDRVAEAATARAAAAAGVAPEVLHVDPASGLMVTRFLAGVTTMTPEGFRTRPGAPARAGAAFRHLHQSGAAFPARFDLFAMIDDYLRLLVPRDVALPPGYHDVVAEAEAVRRALAARPVPLVPSHCDPLCENLLDTGDRMWLVDWEYSGMNDPMWDLGDLSVEAGFDAAQDAELLAAYFDGPASAADHGRMVIYKAMCDLLWTLWGLIQLADANPAEDFRAYADARFARCKALMASPGFAPHLAAITA
- a CDS encoding quinone-dependent dihydroorotate dehydrogenase gives rise to the protein MSLYERTALSLLHRLDPERAHGLSLAALRAGLLPLPGPVTSPRLACDLAGMALPNPVGLAAGYDKNACALDPLMRAGFGFLEVGAATPRAQPGNPRPRLFRLTEDRAAINRFGFNNEGAAQIAARLALRPRGGVPVGLNLGANKDSADRAADFAAVLAACGPHVDFATVNVSSPNTEKLRDLQGRAALAQLLHGVMTVRATLPRPIPVFLKIAPDLTDADLADIAEIAMTTGLAGIIATNTTLNRDGLHGPHRAESGGLSGAPLFERSTRVLARLSQLTDGRLPLIGVGGISTAEQAWQKIRAGASAVQIYTAMVYEGVSLAARIARGLDDILARYGYAAISDATGTGRGDWL
- a CDS encoding SOS response-associated peptidase produces the protein MCGRFTITHPDEAMARLFDAVPGNDLPPVPRYNICPTQPVAVVTHDEGGRRLRAMRWGLLPVWYKTPTDGPLIINARADTVAVKPAFREAIRSRRCLIPASGFYEWNAGPDGARLPWYFARSDGAPIAFAGLWQHWERDGQALDTCAMITTDAGPGMTIHHREPVLVEPADWPLWLGEAGHGAAPLMHATAAGVLQAHRVDPKVNSNRAEGADLIAPLPA
- a CDS encoding class I SAM-dependent methyltransferase, translating into MEQEKHDGPLGAVYDARSPEEIAQIYDFWAETYDAEMAAAGYRHPSICLGLLARHLPRGAAPLLDAGVGTGLIGDWLGIMGYPEVEGLDISEGMLAVAARKGCYTALHRLALGGALPFADGQFAGVVSTGVFTTGHVGAEALAELLRICRPGGVLVLTVKDTLWDGFAAAIAGMAERVALIEETVPYVSMPGEVGTVPGRGIVLRVL
- a CDS encoding 5'-nucleotidase C-terminal domain-containing protein translates to MKTLARRFLAPLLGACSLMALGAAPGAAETVKLTILGVGDIYNFEGDGERGGFARLNAVALAERAANPNTIYAFDGDMLSPSILSGFDKGQNTIDLTNLVPFDIAVPGNHEFDFGPENFFEKMAVSNYPWAAINITNADGSPVAGLGGVMVKEVGGLKVALIPVAQDTTPEVASSGDLIFLPTVDTAVEAAKAAREDGADLVIGVVQTDMANDRALIASKAFDVILSGDDHSYGTAYDGITAYVETSIDGRYLAPLDLTVEIGESDGKRTISWTPMFRFIDTAAVTPHPESQAMVEAFQTKLDESLNVEIGSTEGALDSRRNVVRAEESAMGNLIADAIRDAVGADIGLTNGGGIRADRTYDAGTKLTRRDVLTELPFGNVTVLTELPGSQILAALENGFSQVEKGAGRFPHVSGMTVVYDPTAPAGSRVASVMVGDADLEADKVYTVATNDFILAGGDGFSALGGGNVKINAGNGNLMANDVMNYIEKAGTVTSKVEGRIKTVGQ